AATTGATCATAAGTTTCGAGGATTGGCAAAAACAAGGGaaaatattttattgtttttttcatTGGTTTCATATGATTGTGGTACAATCTAATGTCTCTAGAAAATATCTCTACCATCTTATAGACATTTTGTAAAATGTCTCTTCGTTTATAGAGATAATTCACCATAAGACACTTATTAGACATTTTTTTGAATGCCTATGTAAAGGTATTTTTTGAAAAGTGTCTCTATAGTATTAGAAAAATGTCTctacaaaatatttttcttgtaATACGCCGTGTCactagggaggaggaggaagggtagCTATGGTGTCTTGCTATGGTGAGGAACAGGAACATGTGACGTGATGGCTTGTGTAAAGGCACGAGGTGGTGTCAAGCCATGCGAAGCAAGTAAGGAAGTGATGAACTAATGTACTTGACAGATAGAGAGAAAATAAGGTGTTTGCTATTTCTGTTTGCACATGGATGTTCATCAAATAGGGGCTCTTTGGCATATGGGCCAATAAGTACTTTCTAGATATAAGTTCTCAATCAGCTTTCTTTATGACAGATGGCAATTACAGTTTAGAAGATGACAAATACACAATATCAGTTGTAGTACATGAACAATGATTAAAATGATTCATGATTATGATTGTAGATATTGTTTCGGCTAATAGTACTTTATCTGTTGTCTGATTTTTGTATGTCACCGAGGTGAGCGGCGCACCGAGCGGCCCATGCACGCATGCACTCGCTCAGTCACTCTTAGATGCTGCCGGCCGTGCTATGCGTACGCGATCCTCACTTGGTTGTTAGAGTTTGTATCGAATATATAtacgtagtcggttacagtttaagACTTAGAGTTGTATTAGGTGTATGACTAGAgtatgagtcggactctatcctaggatctctcatgaatagaggggcgtgcctgttgtaaccgcatggcgacatagcatagcgagagggagcggctgccggcgacgaccggtcgtgagtcgttgtaactatgatacgctgtaatatgctggatcggggaggagcgtccgtaatcagtgccctagagatgtaggcctcggctgaactccgttatcaaatatcgtgccttGGTGTCGTCATCGTGTTTAGATCTCCTACGGTGTTTTCTTTCGCGTTTAGCTACCGATGTCGATTTCGGGGctggttttataacaagtggtatcagagcctacgGGAGATCCATGGTAGAGGTACGAGGGAGGTGCTCCACGCCGCGACGACTACACAGGGTGTCCAGGGACGGACATGGATGCAAggtggagcacggcggcgatcaACGGAATTTGATCGGTGGAATCGGACACTTCAGGCGGCGGTTTGAACCGTTTGATGGCTGCAATCAACAAGGAGATGACCAGACGTGGTGCTCGGGTTGATGGCGGCGGAAGCGATTGGCAATCCAATCGGTGGGTCGGACACTTCAAGCGGGTGGCTCGAACTTTCCGGTGAGCTACTCTCAACAGGGAGACGTGTGGCCACACGCTCGGGGTTGATTGAAACTGGAGGCGATCGGCGTTCTCGGTCGGTGGAATCGAACACTCTTGGTGGGGTGGCCGGGGCCTTTCGATGAGTTGCGTTCGACAGGGAGATGGCTAGACATAGCACTCGGGTTGTTCGGCGACTGGGAAGACGGCATGTGATTTGTCGGCTTCGGCTCGCGACTGGATTGAGGGGTGGTCAATTGGAAGTCGGAGCAGATGGATCCTTGGTGCTGATGTGGAGGTGTTGATAACGAGGCAGTGCGTGATGGATTGCTACAGTGACGACGTACGCACGACAAGCATTGCATTGTGGCAGGCACTGGTTATTGATCGGCGGCATTCGCTGTCAATGGAATTGACCCGAAGTGTTTGGTGGCGGTGTAGGAAGTCGTGGAGGCGTACATGAAGCTTGGAGATGGTCAGGGCCGCGGCGGTGTGAGCGATCCTCGCGTTGTGGTCAAGCCGGCGGCGTAGACCAAAGCGGCGTCATTGGTAGCAGGCTCGGTTTGAGCGGTGATTACGCGGTATCTTTTCTGATGGGGTTCGCGGCGCAGTAGCGGATGCGGACTCGGAGTCCGGTCACAGCGCGTGCGGCACAATTGTAGAAGACGAAGCCAAGTCGAACACGAGAAGAGGCGGCGATGCGGACTCTGATTTGAAGAAATCGGATGCAATTGGCCTCATGAAGTCAGCAAAGGAGTTCCATGGGATTGCTTTGCAATCGAACAAATCACCAAGGCAAAAGGAGATCGGATTGGGACCTCTTGGCGGCGGTGATTTGGGACGACGAGCGTCGAGTGGTAGGAGCACGGCTTGGTGTAGTCGTCGTGCAGGTGCCGGCGAAGTTCGTCGGGCCAGCTCCGGtcggaggaggcggcagcggcacgcGCAGGAACATCACACAATATAGAACGAGCAGAAGTTGTCTGGAACTCGTGCAATGAGTCATAGCCAGTCATGTACAGGAGCAAATCCAAAGTGCATTGGTTAAATTAATTGCATGTATATGCAAGGTATCAATTATGATGCAGGAGCTTGTTGGCTTGGTAATCTTACGGTGGCTATGATGGGAAGGATGCATGAGACGTACAGATAAAAGAAGTTTTTGCATGGTGTGCAGGGCTACGGACTAATCTACAGGCGACAGAGCGGCACTAGTGCATTAGCACTCGGATTAGTGCATGTCGCGGGCGTGGTGGGCAGACGTGGTGGTGCAAGGTGCTAAGATCAGGAGTGGGCCAAGAGAAGAGGCTGATGGTGCGGATAGATGTTGGAGCGAGATGAACACGGAGACTGGTAGGAGGGACTCCGAACCCGAGTCCATGATTTTTGCCAGCCGAGTCAGTGTCTGTGATGGATGCCGAGGCCGTGGAAAAGCAACAACACCTAGACATTAGCACTTCGGGGAGCCCTTCGATCAATTGTGGCCAAGCTATCAGTGCAAAAGGTGCAGCTCGGGTGTAGGTGTGTGACAACAAGCGTGCGTGAAGAACGTCCCGGGCAACAGCGGGTGAAAATCGTTTGGCAGTACAGAATATATCCATAATCTGCAGGGTTTGCATGATGGGGATATATAGAATCTGCGTCACTGAAGGAGAAGAGCAAGCGCTATGGTGGTAATTTCTTCGAATGATTCAAAGCAACGGTGATTTTCTCAAATTATCAGGAATTCAGTCTACGGATGCGAAAAAGTGTGGATGTTGGATTTATTAGCTCGGTTCATAAGATGATAAGGAAGAAAGGGTTTTCTCCATGTCTGGTGAGTTTGATTTATCTATTTGGTTATGACATCGGTTATCTAGCCATGGATTATATCAAGTCATACTTAAGACGGTAGATAGAGGTGAACATGGTCTTCGAGAAGTCTATGATGTGACAGCTAGGAAGAATTCAATTCGCTTGGCAAGATGACTGTGGTGATATGAGAGAAGGTGGAGCATTGTTGCGGGTGGAGTCAGAAGGAAGAAATTACAGGGATACTGGAGTATCTTGTTACGATGAGCCTGGTGGAGGCTTGTCAGGGCGGCTCGGTGTGAGCGGCGAAAAAGGATCAACTCAAGTCCTGGTACACTGAAATTCGAGCAAGTAACGAATTTGGATTGGCGTGGCatattcgccaaggtggagtttgttagagtttgtgtcgaatatgtgtacgtagtcggttagagtttaggacttggagttgtattAGGTGTAGGACTAGAgtatgagtcggactctattctaggatctctcataaatagaagggcgtgcctgttgtaaccgcatggcgacatagcatagcgagagggagcggctgccggcggtgaCCGGTCGTGAGTCGTTGTCACTCTGATACGTtgtaatatgctggatcggggaggagcgcccgtaatcagtgctTCGGAGATGTAAgcctcggctgaactccgttatcaaatataGTGCCTTGGTGTCgtcatcgtgtttggatctACTACGGTGTTTTCTTCCACATTTAGCTACCGATGTCGATTTCGGTGCTGGTTTTATAACATTGGTTGCCTCTATACATCGGATATGTATATAGAGGAGTAACAATCCTTGCTGTACCTGCATTAATAGAGCGGCACAGTTCTATTACCCGCAACACATGCAGCATCGTCGTATGCATCAGGAATATATAGCTTGTTCACGCCTGCAGGATGGGCTTTTTATGCTTTAGCAACATGGATTTCTCACGCGGAGGCGCCACAATAGCTTCTCCTGACTACTGAGTGGGTACTGCGACAAGTAGGCGAGATAGATGCACGTACAGAGGTGACGAGTCACCCGACCAACTGCAAGCACCACATGCACAAATTTAGTCTGAAAGGAGGAAGTAGAGTCTTCACAAAGCAATGTCGTTACTCTGCTAAAACCTGGTAGATTTGATTAATTTTATCAACCCATGCATTTTTCATGCGATGTTTGTATTGTGCATTTTTTTCACTAAAGCATTTTCAATGAATTTTTTCACTGATTCACCCAAAATAGATTTTATTATAAGTGATAGGAATAATACATATATAACTTAGATATCcatggatattttttttgaaatattttcatGTTATATCTAGATGACATAGTATAATGAATGTTATTTTTATATAGGCATATTATAGGATATATATAAGCTATCAAGATATCTTTTAGAATTGCAAAATCTAAATCGTGCGTGCTCTCGTTTCGTCTTATAGCGCGACGCGTCTACCAGCCATCCATCCGTGCGAGTCAACAAGTAATGTGCACACTATTTTGTCTTTATCCAGCGACGGATGCATTTAAGGTTGACATTAAGTACTGTCACGGCGTGCGCCCTTTCACCTGCTACGTATTGAGGCCACCACCAACCAACAAGATTAGTTATACTAGTCTATCTTTCTTATAGAACTTTTGATGATTTATATCTTTTAAACCACACATTACTTTTAAAATTCGTTTGAACCATCCTACTACACTCAAAATATCgaatatattcaaatatttaaaagtaatttacttaAATTTTAGAAGTAACTTAGTTATTCAATAGAAATAACTCTCCATAGTAATAGAACTAATTACGTAGCAGGTCAGTTGTAATAACTATGTGAAGTAAATTCACAAGTAAAATGTACGAAGATTTTTAAGTAAAtacaaatattttctttatttgaAGTAaccactatatttttttttcaaaaaatgtaATTTTGCAACATATGGAAGGTAACTCTTCAAGGTATTAGAAGTAATACATTGTTAGAGGGAAGAAATTATGAAAAACAGAAGTAACTCTTCATGATACTAGAAGCAACTAGACTGCTAGAGAGAAATAACTCAAAAAATAGAAGTAACTTTTCATGGTATTAGAAGTAACTTAAGTACCACTTGATGCTAGAGGGAAGTAACTAAAAAATAGAAGTAACTCTTCACATTATTAGAAGTAGCTATACTACTAGAGAAAGGTAACTCTTCGCAGTATTAGAAGTAACTATGTTCTTAGAGGAGTtaaaaataatgataaaattTATGTCGATTTGACAGTTTTATGGTACAGTTTGTTTTGTTTATATGTCTTTTGCATTATTTGGCACATGTTTAAAGGATGTGGGATAATTTTGCATGATTCTAAATATAACTACTTataattacttttagatttgaataaattacttcttagatatttatgaaagtaaattcaataaagcctgAAAATAATTCACAcaaattataaaagtaacttaacacaaaataaaagtAAGTTATCATGGTATTAAAATTTAAAGTAAATCAGTTGTGGTGGTAAAAACATGtgtctatctagaaattaaattgaaTCAACATAAATTATAGAACTAACTAAAAACAACAATAAAAGTAACATATTCACAATATTATGAgaatgtctaagaagtaatctaatccaatctaaaagtaatttatagaTACACAAAAGTAATTTACTACACATATTCTTCttccattaaaatataattatgtgagatcttgttataaaaatTAAGTTGCAATGAACATAATGATACAATCTGATTGTATATCAGAttagtaatttaagagaaaattttatttgaagtttaGGTGTTAGGAAGTAGGTGGGCTCTTTGGCCAAGGCAACACATGAAATTGGTAGGTTGGAAAACTTCAAAAGCATGATCTGTTCATGAGCGGTATTATTTTTAGAGAGTGAAAGGTGCAGTGGTACTATTTTTTAGGGCCGTCTCTAGAAATTTGGGGCCCTAGGGTGAAATGCAAATGCCCTATAATTTAAAAAGTTATGTCTAAtataaataaaacatattttcGCTCAATTATATAGATGTAATATGTGTTGTAATGTACAATACAAGTAATTTTATTCAAACATTGTAATTTGATTTAATGGATCATTCAAATTATAAACTACAATCATGAACTCATGGTAATTTGATGCATATTATGAATTTACAATCTATCATATATGTACTCAATCACTGTCTAATCTTACCGGTCCGAGGTCAAGCTGTCAAGAGTCGAGTCGAGGATGATGAGCGGACGAGGAGGGGGAAGGCAGGAGCCGAGGCGAGGCAGCTGTTTTGCCGTCACCGTTGCCGCTCGGAGCCTCGGAATCACAAGCAGCAAGTTGTGTCGCCGCCTCGCCAGTCACTGTGCATGGAATTGGGATGGACGTCTCAGCAGTTGTCACGGCGCGGAATCAGAATCGCAGAGCAGCCAGCTAGCAGCAGGGCCAAGTTAGGCCATCGCACAGTCCAATAGTGCCCCACCCCTGGCAATCTAGCATGACCTTGCTGATCGATCTGCCTAATTGGGCTATTGGCAGTTGCAAGCTATAGCTGGGCAATTGGAAGTGGGCCTCATGTTTATATGGGAAAAAAATTGGAGGCCCTATGCAATCGCTTATTTGGCACGTACCCATCGACATGCCTGCTATTTTTAGTAACAAGGTCGCTGATTAGGACAATTCAGCGCACACCATTTGATATAGTCTCCTCCTATTAGAATGTATGCTAATAAACAGAAGGCATCAtttactcttctctctctctctcttatctacactagaaaaaatatccgtgcgttgcaacggaaaggttattttaatcatattattattttttagataagTTAATCATCTTattattatacggtttagttaaggtgaaatttacTATGGGAATTCACTTGGATTTGtttcttttacaaaattatgagctgtaattagaagtttgattatCTCAAGTAATTATcatgtatgtttttttaaagagatttcttatacgactctttttgtattttcaaaagcgaacgaacttaaaaaaacGACTCAAACACagatctgtatttccaaaagcgagtgatttaaaaaccgactcaaacacgaatgacgtaccaaaacaccggcaaaaatatctttaatttttgtAAAAGTAAAGTGCATATGTGGTCCTTAAACTCGTAAggttgtgtcatctaggtctcCAAAGTCTCAAAATACAGATTCAGGTcccagaacttgtcaaagtgtatcatttAGGTCCCAAATCGATATAGCCCCTTTAGGATCCTACGCGGCGCTGATGTGTCACACCACATGAACGTGACGtgtcattttctcttttttcttcttcttttctttttctttttctttttcctttttgttttcttgtcattcttcggtttttctttcctttcttatGCTCCGGTcgcagagaaaggagaagaaagaaaaaaaaaggagaagaaaaatagaagaacagaagaaaaaggaaaaaggaaaatttttaaatgggTTCCGTTTGTCACGTTATgtccgtgtggcatgccacatcagcgccatgtAGAAAGGGGCTGTGGTGAATTGGGACTTAtatgacacactatgacaagttctaGAATTTGGATATACATTTTAAGAGTTTAAggatctagatgacacaccaTTATTAGTTTAAGGACTACCtgtgcactttactctttttATAATAGTAGGGATATACAATTAAAAGAatatgtttgatattttttctaaatgatAACGTCACGCCATTGTTCATATCTAAAATAAGAAGATACAAAATCAGAAAAGAATACGATCGATCATGGCTTGGATTTGTTCTTGTAGTCGTATCGCTGCGCAAGGTAGACGAACACGGCCACCTCCAgagcggcgagcgcggcgagcaACCAGTAGAAGTAGTCCAGGTGCGCGCGGTTGAGGTCGTCGGCGAACCagctctctccgccgccgctcctcgccgccgtcgcccagtCGATCGCCGCCACGAGCGCGCCGCTGGCGTAGCTCCCGACGCCCATCACGCCCTGGGACACGGCGAGCCCCACGCtgtggagctcgccggccaccTGGTCGTAGAAGAACTCCTCCAGCCCGATCACGGCGAGCACCTCCGCGACGCCGATCAGCACGTGCTGCGGCACCAGCCACCACACCCCCATCGGCACCGTCGCGCCCGGCCGGTTGACCAGGCCGGCGTCGCGGGCCACGCGGAGCCGCCTCGCCTCGACGAGCGCCGCCACGGCCATGGCGAGGCAGCCCGTCGCCATGCCGGCGCCGATGCGCTGGAGCATtgtgatgccgccgccgccgccggtgaggcgCCTCGCGAGCGGCACCACCATGCGGTCGTACACCGGCAGCACCGCGATGTAGGTGAAGCTGACGAGGCACTGCAGCCCCGCCGACGGCAagacgaggccgccgccgccgccgctgccgacgcgCCGATCCATTGTGCTGCTCTGCTTGGTGAACAGGGTGGACACCTgcgagacgacgacggcgaacaCTATGCTGCTCAGCCAGATCGGAAGAAGCTTCACAAGGAAGAATCCCctgccgccatcgccatggccatccaccaccaccaccacctcctcttgTGGTTCTAGAAGCTGTTCGGCGGCATCCTTTCGGTTtcgggagaagaagaagaagaacctcGCCGTCCACGCacgacgcgccgcggcggcgccgtcgatgGCAGGTCGCTCGGCGCGGCGGTACGTCCCCGTGCCGAGCAAGAAGACGGCGAGGTAGAGCACCATGGTGGCCCAGCACGCGGCGAACCCGACGGTCCAGCCGACGTTCTCGTCGACGTAGCTGAGCAAGGTGGTGGAGATGACGTAGCCCCAGGATATGGAGAAGTGGTACCAGTTGAAGTATGAGCTCCGCGACgcaggccgccgcgcgccgccgccgccgccgccatcgtcgtcaccCTCTCTCTCGAACTGGTCGGCGCCGAACGCCTCGGCGCACGGCGTGTGGAAGCCCTGCGCCAGAGCTAGCAGGTAGAGCGCGGCgtagaagacgacgacgacggcgccgccggcggacgacgacggcggcgacgtggctcgctgcgccgccatggacgacgacgacgccgtgaGCATCCCCAAGCTGAGCAGGTAGAGCGCGCTGGCGACGATGACGGCGCGGTACCGGCCGAGGCCGGAGgagtcggcggcgaggccgccggcgagcgtgagCACCAGCACCGTCCCGCCCCAGGCGTtcgccgcggtggccgccgccgccgtggacatGGCCATCGGGCCGGTGAGGTACAGCATCAGGTTGCCTTGCACGCCGAAGAACCCAATCCGCTCCAAGAACCCGACGACTGCGCCATGGCCATGCATGCACACGTCAGCAACAAATTAAGCCTGGCTGAGAGAGATGATGTCATCACTAAAGCCTGAGAAGCCGCCACTTACcgacgaggaagaaggcggcgcgccaaccgccgcggcgggcgtcgccgtcgtcggggtcggcggcggcggcgcatggctcGGGACGACGTGCAAGGAAGCCGCCGGACTCCATGGCTAATGGCGCAACGTGCAGCTGTGTCAAGATTATATTTTATCGTGCTAGCTGTGCACTGTGCAGCATGGGCTAGTACATTTCAAGGCCAGAATATCAGTATTAGGCCTggttaa
Above is a window of Oryza sativa Japonica Group chromosome 10, ASM3414082v1 DNA encoding:
- the LOC4348111 gene encoding protein NRT1/ PTR FAMILY 5.10, with protein sequence MESGGFLARRPEPCAAAADPDDGDARRGGWRAAFFLVVVGFLERIGFFGVQGNLMLYLTGPMAMSTAAAATAANAWGGTVLVLTLAGGLAADSSGLGRYRAVIVASALYLLSLGMLTASSSSMAAQRATSPPSSSAGGAVVVVFYAALYLLALAQGFHTPCAEAFGADQFEREGDDDGGGGGGARRPASRSSYFNWYHFSISWGYVISTTLLSYVDENVGWTVGFAACWATMVLYLAVFLLGTGTYRRAERPAIDGAAAARRAWTARFFFFFSRNRKDAAEQLLEPQEEVVVVVDGHGDGGRGFFLVKLLPIWLSSIVFAVVVSQVSTLFTKQSSTMDRRVGSGGGGGLVLPSAGLQCLVSFTYIAVLPVYDRMVVPLARRLTGGGGGITMLQRIGAGMATGCLAMAVAALVEARRLRVARDAGLVNRPGATVPMGVWWLVPQHVLIGVAEVLAVIGLEEFFYDQVAGELHSVGLAVSQGVMGVGSYASGALVAAIDWATAARSGGGESWFADDLNRAHLDYFYWLLAALAALEVAVFVYLAQRYDYKNKSKP